The DNA window GTTAAGTGGCTGGCCCAAGGCTGCACAGCTGAGCCCCTGGGGGAGCTGGGCTCTTAGCCCACCTTGCTGCCCTCCCTCAACTTCACTGCTCCCCAGGGGCCTCACCTCTAACACTCATGGGTCAGAGTCCCATCTCCCAGCCAGGGTCCCCTGTTGTCCTGCACCGCCCACCTCAGGCCTTTTTCCCTCCTCCGCAGAGCCCACCATGTTGGCCAATGTCACGATGAAGCCGCTCTGTCCCATCCTCGAGCAGATGAGCCGCctgcaaagccacagcaactccagcaTCCGCTACATCGACCACGCGTCGGTGGTGCTGCACGGGCTGGCCTCGCTGCTGGGCCTGGTGGAGAACGGACTTATCCTCTTCGTGGTGGGCTGCCGCATGCGCCAGACCGTGGTCACCACCTGGGTGCTGCACCTGGCGCTGTCTGACCTGCTGGCCACGGCCTCCCTGCCCTTCTTCACCTACTTCCTGGCCGTGGGCCACTCGTGGGAGCTGGGCACCACCTTCTGCAAGCTGCACTCCTCCATCTTCTTCCTCAACATGTTCGCCAGCGGCTTCCTGCTCAGTGCCATCAGCCTGGACCGCTGCCTGCAGGTGGTGCGGCCCGTGTGGGCGCAGAACCACCGCACGGTGGCCGCGGCCCACAAGGTCTGCCTGGTGCTCTGGGCGCTGGCGGTGCTCAACACCGTGCCCTACTTCGTGTTCCGGGACACCATCAAGCGCCTGGACGGGCGCATCATGTGCTACTACAACGTGCTGCTCCTGAACCCCGGGCCCGACCTCGACGCCACGTGCAACTCGCGCCAGATGGCCCTGGCCGTCAGCAAGTTCCTGCTGGCCTTCGCCGTGCCGCTGGCCATCATCGCCTCGAGCCACGTGGCCGTGAGCGCGCAGCTGCGCCAACGCGGCCGCCGACGGTCCGGCCGCTTCGTGCGCCTGGTGGCGGCCGTGGTGGCTGCCTTTGCGCTCTGCTGGGGGCCCTACCACGTGTTCAGCGTGCTGGAGGCGCGCTCGCACTCGAACCCCGAGCTGCGGCCGCTCGTGTGGCGCGGGCTGCCCTTTGTCACCAGCCTGGCCTTCATCAACAGCGTGGTCAACCCGCTGCTCTACGTGCTCACCTGCCCTGACGTGCTGCGCAAGCTGCGGCGCTCGCTGCGCAGCGTGCTGGAGAGCGTGCTGGTGGACGACAGCGAGCTGGGTGGCGGGggcagcagccgccgccgccgtcgcGCCTCCTCCACCGAcgcctcctccgcctcctcctcgcTGGGCAGCCGCCTCCTGCCCCAGCACGTGCCCGCGCGCTTGTTCCGCTGGCTGGGAGGCAGCCGTGCAGCGCCCCCGCGGAGGGACCGGGCCCGATCCCAGGAGGAGCGGGGCCCCCTGAACCGGGCGCTGAGCACCACCTCGGGGTAGGGGGCGCGGGGCCCGGAATCGCCCGGCTCCGCTCGAGCCAGTCTCGGGGGAGGCAGCAGCAGAGAGCGACCTTGCCCGAAGCAGCTTCCCGAGGGCCCCAGGAAAATGTAGCTGAAGAccagggcccaggaatctgtattttaaagtgtCCCAAGTGactcagtacattttttttttttccagaaacaaaaTGAGTTAGGGCAGTACTTCTCAAACTTTATTGTGAGGGGGTCACCCAGGGACCCTGTCTGATTGGGCGGGGCCGTGGGTGCTGATTCTGCATTTCTTACAATAGGAGACTATGTCAGGACTCCCGTGCCTGGACTACTGGTAGGAACAAGGGGTTAAAGTCCTAAGACTTCTCAAACTGGGGTGCACAGGATGTATCTCCCTGGGGCTCAGTTTTAGCAGATGATGGgtagggtggattttttttttttttttctcgcttTTTAAGGACACTCCTactgcatatgcaagttcccaggctaggggtggaatcagagctgtagctgcgggcctacaccacagccacagccgcacaggatccaagctgtgtctgtgacctacaccacagctcagggcaacactggatccttaacccactgagcaaggccaggaattgaaaccccatcctcctggatactaaccagatttgtttccgctgtgccacaatgggaactcctccttggggTGGATTTTTAAAGTAAACCAGTGGTGGATTTTTGGAGTATGAAGTGAGAGGAAAGATTTGGGCAGCACTGTTCTGTTCTGACCTCTTCGCTTGGCCTTTACTGCGCTAGACTTTATCCCACAATAATC is part of the Sus scrofa isolate TJ Tabasco breed Duroc chromosome 2, Sscrofa11.1, whole genome shotgun sequence genome and encodes:
- the PTGDR2 gene encoding prostaglandin D2 receptor 2, whose product is MLANVTMKPLCPILEQMSRLQSHSNSSIRYIDHASVVLHGLASLLGLVENGLILFVVGCRMRQTVVTTWVLHLALSDLLATASLPFFTYFLAVGHSWELGTTFCKLHSSIFFLNMFASGFLLSAISLDRCLQVVRPVWAQNHRTVAAAHKVCLVLWALAVLNTVPYFVFRDTIKRLDGRIMCYYNVLLLNPGPDLDATCNSRQMALAVSKFLLAFAVPLAIIASSHVAVSAQLRQRGRRRSGRFVRLVAAVVAAFALCWGPYHVFSVLEARSHSNPELRPLVWRGLPFVTSLAFINSVVNPLLYVLTCPDVLRKLRRSLRSVLESVLVDDSELGGGGSSRRRRRASSTDASSASSSLGSRLLPQHVPARLFRWLGGSRAAPPRRDRARSQEERGPLNRALSTTSG